A DNA window from Pseudomonas resinovorans NBRC 106553 contains the following coding sequences:
- a CDS encoding 1-aminocyclopropane-1-carboxylate deaminase/D-cysteine desulfhydrase, translating into MPLIPPDWTPRAALEPLHLPWLAEAGLELAVLRLDALDPLVSGNKWFKLAPHLEQAGRNGVDGVISLGGAHSNHLHALAAAGARFGFPCVGLLRGEPQDTPTVRDLQRFGMTLHWLGYGGYRARHQPGFWEPWRQRYPHLQAVPEGGGGLPGALGCVALVGMVREQLADLGWDDYHSLWTAVGTGTTLAGLVLGENGRHPVFGALAVPPDHGVAEQVSALLVEAGRFDADYHLLDASRGGFARLDGELARFLLDSERDGGLMLEPLYTAKALLAIRQEARAGRLPAGSRLVLLHTGGLQGRRALQAELAQLAGYTGPAVEAQG; encoded by the coding sequence TTGCCCCTGATTCCGCCTGACTGGACCCCCCGTGCCGCCCTCGAACCCCTGCACCTGCCCTGGCTGGCGGAAGCGGGCCTGGAGCTGGCCGTGCTGCGCCTGGACGCCCTCGACCCGCTGGTGTCGGGCAACAAGTGGTTCAAGCTGGCGCCCCACCTGGAGCAGGCCGGGCGCAACGGTGTCGACGGTGTGATCAGCCTGGGTGGGGCCCATTCCAATCATCTCCATGCGCTGGCCGCCGCCGGGGCACGTTTCGGCTTCCCCTGTGTCGGCCTGCTGCGGGGCGAGCCCCAGGACACGCCCACGGTGCGTGATCTCCAGCGCTTCGGCATGACCTTGCACTGGCTGGGCTACGGCGGCTACCGCGCGCGCCACCAGCCGGGTTTCTGGGAGCCCTGGCGGCAACGCTACCCGCACTTGCAGGCGGTGCCCGAAGGCGGTGGCGGTTTGCCCGGCGCACTGGGTTGCGTCGCGCTGGTAGGGATGGTCCGCGAACAGCTCGCGGACCTCGGCTGGGACGATTACCACAGCCTCTGGACCGCCGTCGGCACCGGCACCACCCTGGCCGGGCTGGTGCTCGGCGAGAACGGGCGGCACCCGGTATTCGGCGCCCTGGCGGTACCGCCGGACCACGGTGTGGCCGAACAGGTCAGTGCCCTGCTCGTCGAGGCGGGTCGCTTTGATGCCGACTATCACCTGCTCGACGCCAGTCGCGGCGGCTTCGCCCGGCTGGATGGCGAACTCGCGCGCTTTCTGCTGGACAGCGAGCGGGACGGCGGCCTGATGCTGGAACCCCTCTACACCGCCAAGGCCCTGCTGGCGATTCGACAGGAGGCGCGCGCTGGCCGCCTTCCCGCCGGCAGCCGCCTGGTGCTGCTGCATACCGGTGGCTTGCAGGGACGTCGTGCCTTGCAGGCCGAGCTTGCGCAACTGGCGGGCTACACTGGTCCGGCAGTGGAAGCACAAGGATGA
- a CDS encoding cyclic nucleotide-binding domain-containing protein yields the protein MSEALNPQQLRSLIPLNALSDQQWRELRAHLVPQPLLAGQLLFRRGDQARLTYYLLSGELLLRDADGSETRLEAGSEASCHPVSPSLPRLYEASALRDSSLLAIDSAALASQLTLGSAHQDLLLEYGLDGDGEWLEALLASPLLARVPPANVRSMLERLRRVELPAGSRVMAEGEEGDCCYFLQSGRAEVIRGAGSERQLLAELDVGACFGEEALLGDCPRNASVTLLEDSVLQRLDRADFLELLKAPVVDEVSLGEAVRLLGGGGQWLDVRLQEEYERAHAPQALNMPLHLLRLKARLLQGGATYLCYCDSGKRSASAVFTLSQLGFRAYALRDGLDALPALQREALISEAGSGYLARSGGRIERSR from the coding sequence ATGAGCGAAGCCCTGAATCCCCAGCAATTGCGCAGCCTGATTCCCCTCAACGCGCTATCCGACCAGCAATGGCGCGAGCTGCGCGCCCATCTGGTGCCCCAGCCGCTGTTGGCGGGCCAGTTGTTGTTCCGGCGCGGTGACCAGGCGCGGCTGACCTACTACCTGCTGTCGGGTGAACTGCTACTGCGTGACGCCGACGGCAGCGAGACGCGCCTGGAGGCGGGCAGCGAAGCCAGCTGCCACCCGGTTTCCCCGAGCCTGCCGCGCTTGTACGAGGCGTCGGCCCTGCGCGATTCATCGCTGCTGGCCATCGACAGTGCGGCCCTGGCGAGCCAGCTCACCTTGGGCTCGGCCCACCAGGACCTGCTGCTGGAGTACGGCCTGGACGGCGACGGCGAATGGCTCGAAGCCTTGCTGGCCAGCCCCCTGCTGGCCAGGGTGCCGCCGGCCAATGTGCGCAGCATGCTGGAGCGCCTGCGGCGGGTGGAGTTGCCGGCGGGTAGCCGGGTGATGGCCGAAGGGGAGGAGGGCGACTGCTGCTACTTCCTGCAGTCCGGCCGCGCCGAGGTGATCCGTGGCGCCGGCAGCGAGCGCCAGTTGCTCGCCGAGCTGGACGTCGGCGCCTGCTTCGGCGAAGAGGCCTTGCTCGGAGATTGCCCGCGCAATGCCAGCGTCACCCTGCTGGAAGACAGCGTGTTGCAGCGCCTGGACCGCGCGGATTTCCTCGAGTTGCTGAAGGCCCCGGTGGTGGATGAGGTCAGCCTCGGCGAAGCGGTGCGCCTGCTCGGCGGCGGTGGCCAGTGGCTGGACGTGCGTCTGCAGGAAGAGTACGAGCGCGCCCATGCGCCCCAGGCGCTGAACATGCCCCTGCACCTGCTGCGCCTGAAGGCACGTCTGCTGCAGGGCGGTGCCACCTACCTGTGCTACTGCGACAGCGGCAAGCGCAGTGCCAGCGCGGTATTCACCCTCTCCCAGCTGGGATTCCGCGCCTACGCCCTGCGCGACGGCCTGGATGCCCTGCCGGCGCTGCAGCGGGAGGCGCTGATCAGTGAAGCCGGCTCCGGCTACCTGGCGCGTTCCGGTGGGCGCATCGAACGCAGCCGCTGA
- a CDS encoding DUF1853 family protein: MQAFESLTDLPRQLDHAAVRDLAWALLSPSLLSQTPWRQRHPLCASGWASHPERLADWLLAQDRQPGPLEHWLAQAPNHRLGLYYERLWQFALGQAPDVQLLAANLPIRLGGQTLGELDLLLRDAEGVHHLELAIKLYLGPRHGDGSTPSQWLGPGSHDRLDLKLEHLGLHQLPLSSRPESQEALAQLEVQPTSAELWLGGYFFYPWPGNCTAPQGANPGHLRGRWLRQNELDDFLGQPAEGHWQPLARHAWLAPAVSEANDCWPAERFGQWRAELDPDSPARLLVRLVADADGRWREAERAFVVSDRWPLEPLQA; this comes from the coding sequence ATGCAAGCCTTCGAATCGCTTACCGACCTGCCGCGCCAGCTGGATCATGCCGCTGTGCGCGACCTCGCCTGGGCCCTGCTCTCCCCGTCGCTGCTCAGCCAGACACCCTGGCGCCAGCGCCATCCGCTCTGCGCCAGCGGCTGGGCCAGCCACCCGGAGCGCCTGGCCGACTGGCTGCTGGCCCAGGACCGGCAACCCGGCCCCCTCGAACACTGGCTGGCGCAGGCGCCCAACCATCGGCTGGGGCTCTACTACGAGCGCCTCTGGCAGTTCGCCCTGGGCCAGGCGCCGGACGTGCAACTGCTGGCGGCCAACCTGCCGATCCGCCTCGGCGGCCAGACCCTGGGCGAGCTCGACCTCCTGCTGCGCGACGCCGAGGGCGTGCACCATCTGGAACTGGCGATCAAGCTCTACCTGGGGCCCCGCCATGGCGACGGCAGCACCCCGTCGCAATGGCTCGGCCCCGGCAGCCACGACCGCCTCGACCTCAAGCTGGAGCATCTCGGCCTGCACCAGTTGCCGCTGTCCTCCCGTCCGGAAAGCCAGGAGGCGCTGGCGCAGCTGGAGGTTCAGCCGACCAGCGCGGAACTCTGGCTGGGCGGCTACTTCTTCTACCCCTGGCCGGGCAACTGCACCGCGCCCCAGGGCGCCAACCCGGGCCACCTGCGCGGCCGCTGGCTGCGCCAGAACGAGCTGGACGACTTCCTTGGTCAGCCCGCCGAGGGCCATTGGCAGCCCCTGGCGCGGCACGCCTGGCTGGCGCCGGCGGTGAGCGAGGCGAACGACTGCTGGCCAGCGGAGCGCTTCGGCCAATGGCGCGCGGAGCTCGATCCCGACAGCCCGGCGCGCCTGCTGGTCCGCCTGGTGGCGGACGCCGACGGACGCTGGCGGGAAGCCGAGCGGGCCTTCGTGGTCAGCGACCGCTGGCCGCTGGAGCCGCTCCAGGCCTGA
- a CDS encoding NAD(+) kinase, producing MEQFRNIGIIGRLGSSHVLDTIRRLKKFLLDRHLHVILEDTIAEVLPGHGLQTSSRKILGEVCDLVIVVGGDGSMLGAARALARHNVPVLGINRGSLGFLTDIRPDELEVKVAEVLDGRYSVETRFLLESEVRRHGEAIGQGDALNDVVLHPGKSTRMIEFELHIDGQFVCSQKADGLIVATPTGSTAYALSAGGPIMHPKLDAIVVVPMYPHTLSSRPIVVDSTSELKIVVSPNMQIYPLVSCDGQNHFTCAPGDTITVRKKPQKLRLIHPLDHNYYEVCRTKLGWGSRLGGGD from the coding sequence ATGGAGCAATTCCGCAATATCGGCATCATCGGTCGCCTGGGCAGTTCCCATGTGCTCGACACCATTCGCCGGCTGAAAAAATTCCTGCTGGACCGCCACCTCCACGTGATCCTCGAGGACACCATCGCCGAAGTGCTGCCGGGCCATGGCCTGCAGACGTCGTCGCGGAAGATCCTCGGCGAGGTCTGCGACCTGGTCATAGTGGTCGGCGGCGACGGCAGCATGCTCGGTGCCGCCCGGGCCCTGGCGCGGCACAACGTGCCGGTGCTGGGGATCAACCGCGGTAGCCTGGGCTTCCTCACCGATATCCGCCCCGACGAGCTGGAAGTGAAGGTGGCGGAGGTGCTGGACGGCCGCTACAGCGTCGAGACGCGCTTTTTGCTGGAGTCCGAGGTACGCCGCCACGGCGAGGCCATCGGCCAGGGCGATGCCCTCAACGACGTGGTGCTGCATCCCGGCAAGTCGACGCGGATGATCGAGTTCGAACTGCACATCGATGGCCAGTTCGTCTGCAGCCAGAAGGCCGACGGCCTGATCGTCGCCACCCCCACCGGTTCCACCGCGTACGCGCTGTCGGCCGGTGGCCCGATCATGCATCCCAAGCTCGACGCCATCGTGGTCGTGCCCATGTATCCGCACACCCTGTCCAGTCGCCCCATAGTGGTGGACAGCACCAGTGAGCTGAAGATAGTGGTCTCGCCCAACATGCAGATCTACCCGCTGGTGTCCTGCGATGGCCAGAACCACTTCACCTGCGCCCCCGGCGACACCATCACGGTGCGCAAGAAGCCGCAGAAGCTGCGCCTGATCCACCCGCTGGACCACAACTACTACGAGGTCTGCCGGACCAAACTGGGCTGGGGCAGCCGACTGGGTGGAGGCGACTGA
- a CDS encoding metallophosphoesterase, with protein MSLDPGRGYDLIGDVHGCAHTLERLLDRLGYRKHGDVWRHPQRMALFLGDIIDRGPRIREALHLVHDMVEAGQALCIMGNHEYNALGWSTPAPPGSGKQFVREHTPRHGRLIKETLEQFEGHPADWHDFLGWFYELPLFLDGGRLRMVHACWDGQMIDALREMHPDGRINETFLKAAADPTSFASRVFDRLLRGTDLPLPGGMTLTSSDGFTRSVFRTKFWAEDPQTYGDVVFQPDALPEQVASQPLSKAHKSRLLSYSPQEPILFVGHYWRRGRPAPIRANLACLDYSAVMYGKLVAYRFDQESRLDPDKFVWVEVERPEEPQ; from the coding sequence ATGAGCCTCGATCCCGGCCGTGGCTATGACCTGATCGGCGATGTCCACGGTTGCGCCCATACCCTGGAGCGCCTGCTGGATCGCCTCGGTTACCGCAAGCATGGCGACGTCTGGCGGCACCCGCAGCGCATGGCGCTGTTCCTCGGCGACATCATCGACCGTGGTCCGCGCATCCGCGAGGCGCTGCACCTGGTCCATGACATGGTGGAGGCCGGCCAGGCGCTGTGCATCATGGGCAACCACGAGTACAACGCCCTCGGCTGGAGCACCCCGGCGCCGCCCGGCAGCGGCAAGCAGTTCGTCCGCGAGCACACGCCACGGCATGGCCGCCTGATCAAGGAAACCCTGGAGCAGTTCGAAGGCCATCCGGCGGACTGGCACGATTTCCTCGGCTGGTTCTATGAGCTACCGCTGTTCCTCGATGGCGGACGCCTGCGCATGGTCCACGCCTGCTGGGACGGCCAGATGATCGATGCGCTGCGCGAGATGCACCCGGACGGGCGGATCAACGAAACCTTCCTCAAGGCCGCTGCCGACCCCACCAGCTTCGCCAGCCGGGTATTCGACCGGCTGCTGCGCGGCACCGACCTGCCGCTGCCGGGGGGCATGACCCTGACCAGCAGCGATGGCTTCACCCGCTCGGTGTTCCGCACCAAGTTCTGGGCCGAAGACCCGCAGACCTACGGCGACGTGGTGTTCCAGCCCGACGCCTTGCCCGAGCAGGTGGCCAGTCAGCCGCTGTCCAAGGCGCACAAGTCGCGCCTGCTCAGCTACAGCCCGCAGGAGCCGATCCTGTTCGTCGGCCACTACTGGCGGCGCGGCCGGCCGGCGCCGATCCGCGCCAACCTGGCCTGCCTGGACTACAGCGCGGTGATGTACGGCAAGCTGGTGGCCTATCGATTCGACCAGGAAAGTCGCCTGGACCCGGACAAGTTCGTCTGGGTCGAAGTGGAACGCCCCGAGGAGCCTCAATGA
- a CDS encoding rhomboid family intramembrane serine protease codes for MSAVEVMRLPLTVDLSGFVALLQRLEVPYRVSEESGEQVLWVPGAQLAEQVRGLYERFPEGDPHFQLQHEAPPQAPRPGFIAQLNASRITSLVLLATLVVAVLTNLGDNFSTIRWFSFQDFQIQGDYIYFTPLAESLAAGQWWRLVSPMLIHFGILHLAMNAMWFWELGRRIEARQGGLMLLALTLGFSLVSDVAQYFTSGASLFGGLSGVLYGLLGHCWVFQRLAPCPAYRLPPGVMAMMLIWLLVCLSGLITALGFGAIANGAHVGGLVAGCATGLVGGALARLRR; via the coding sequence ATGAGTGCGGTTGAAGTAATGCGTCTGCCCCTGACCGTGGACCTTTCCGGTTTCGTCGCCCTGTTGCAGCGCCTTGAAGTGCCGTACCGGGTCAGCGAGGAGTCCGGCGAGCAGGTGCTCTGGGTGCCGGGCGCACAACTGGCCGAGCAGGTGCGCGGGCTCTATGAGCGCTTCCCCGAGGGCGACCCGCATTTCCAGCTGCAGCACGAGGCGCCGCCGCAAGCGCCGCGCCCGGGCTTCATCGCCCAGCTCAACGCCAGCCGCATCACCAGCCTGGTGCTGCTGGCCACCCTGGTGGTGGCGGTGCTGACCAACCTGGGGGACAACTTCTCGACTATCCGCTGGTTCAGCTTCCAGGACTTCCAGATCCAGGGCGACTACATCTACTTCACGCCGCTGGCCGAAAGCCTGGCGGCGGGGCAATGGTGGCGCCTGGTGTCACCCATGCTGATCCACTTCGGCATCCTCCACCTGGCGATGAACGCCATGTGGTTCTGGGAGCTGGGACGGCGCATCGAGGCCCGCCAGGGCGGCCTGATGCTGCTGGCGCTGACCCTGGGCTTCAGCCTGGTGTCGGACGTCGCCCAGTACTTCACCAGCGGTGCGTCGCTGTTCGGCGGGCTTTCCGGGGTGCTCTACGGCCTGCTGGGCCATTGCTGGGTGTTCCAGCGCCTGGCGCCGTGCCCGGCCTACCGGCTGCCGCCCGGGGTGATGGCGATGATGCTGATCTGGCTGCTGGTGTGCCTGTCGGGCCTGATCACCGCGCTCGGTTTCGGCGCCATCGCCAACGGCGCCCACGTCGGCGGTCTCGTGGCCGGTTGCGCCACCGGGCTGGTGGGTGGTGCCCTGGCGCGCCTGCGCCGCTAG
- a CDS encoding YeaC family protein, translating to MSSFAHLISNITQDVYESLKLAVEIGKWPDGRKLTQEQKELSLQAVIAWELKHLPEEERTGYMGPQECSSKSESIPNILFKSNSVH from the coding sequence ATGTCGTCTTTTGCCCATCTGATCAGCAACATCACCCAGGATGTCTACGAAAGCCTCAAGCTGGCCGTGGAAATCGGCAAGTGGCCGGACGGCCGCAAGCTGACCCAGGAGCAGAAGGAGCTGTCGCTGCAGGCGGTGATCGCCTGGGAGCTGAAGCACCTCCCCGAAGAAGAGCGTACCGGCTACATGGGCCCGCAGGAGTGCAGCTCCAAGTCCGAATCCATTCCCAACATCCTGTTCAAGTCGAATTCGGTTCACTGA
- a CDS encoding DUF2797 domain-containing protein encodes MLELGRGALNKMSVRLEAPVQYGFRLGELDIAANPLIGKQLRLEFLGAINCTHCGRKTKKSFSQGYCYPCFTKLAQCDSCIISPEKCHYHEGTCREPEWGERFCMTDHVVYLANSSGIKVGITRASQVPTRWIDQGASQALPIVRVATRQQSGFVEDLLRSRVADRTNWRAMLKGEAPALDLAAVRDELFEHCADGIRALQDRFGLQAIQPVVDIQPIEISYPVDAYPTKVVSFDLDKTPVVEGTLRGIKGQYLILDTGVINLRKYTAYQLAISAA; translated from the coding sequence ATGCTGGAATTAGGACGTGGCGCACTCAACAAGATGTCGGTGCGCCTTGAAGCCCCCGTGCAGTACGGTTTTCGCCTCGGCGAGCTGGACATCGCCGCCAACCCCCTGATCGGCAAGCAGCTGCGTCTGGAGTTCCTCGGCGCGATCAACTGCACCCACTGCGGCCGCAAGACCAAGAAGAGCTTCAGCCAGGGCTACTGCTACCCCTGCTTCACCAAGCTGGCGCAGTGCGACAGCTGCATCATCAGCCCGGAGAAGTGCCACTACCACGAAGGCACCTGCCGCGAGCCGGAATGGGGCGAGCGCTTCTGCATGACCGACCACGTGGTCTACCTGGCCAATTCCTCGGGCATCAAGGTGGGCATCACCCGTGCCAGTCAGGTGCCGACCCGCTGGATCGACCAGGGCGCCAGCCAGGCGCTGCCGATCGTGCGCGTGGCCACCCGCCAGCAGTCCGGCTTCGTCGAAGACCTGCTGCGCAGCCGCGTGGCGGACCGCACCAACTGGCGCGCCATGCTCAAGGGCGAGGCGCCGGCGCTGGACCTGGCCGCCGTGCGTGACGAGCTGTTCGAGCACTGCGCCGACGGCATCCGCGCCCTGCAGGATCGCTTCGGCCTGCAGGCGATCCAGCCGGTGGTCGATATCCAGCCCATCGAGATCAGCTACCCGGTGGATGCCTATCCGACCAAGGTAGTCAGCTTCGACCTGGACAAGACGCCGGTGGTGGAGGGTACGCTCAGGGGCATCAAGGGCCAGTACCTGATCCTCGACACCGGCGTGATCAACCTGCGCAAGTACACCGCGTACCAGTTGGCCATCAGCGCCGCCTGA
- the pepN gene encoding aminopeptidase N yields MRTEQPKVIYLKDYQAPEYLIDETNLTFELYEDHSLVHAQLVMRRNPERAAGDAGAGLPPLVLDGQQLELLALSMDDQALTAADYQLDDSHLTLQPKAATFTLDSTVRIHPETNTALEGLYKSGKMFCTQCEAEGFRKITYYLDRPDVMSKFTTTVTAEQHRYPVLLSNGNPVASGSEEGGRHWATWQDPFKKPAYLFALVAGDLWCVEDSFTTMTARDVALRIYVEPENIDKVQHAMDSLKKSMRWDEEVYGREYDLDIFMIVAVNDFNMGAMENKGLNIFNSSCVLAKAETATDAAHQRVEAVVAHEYFHNWSGNRVTCRDWFQLSLKEGFTVFRDAEFSADMNSRTVKRIEDVAFLRTNQFAEDAGPMAHPVRPDSFMEISNFYTLTVYEKGSEVVRMIHTLLGAEGFRKGTDLYFERHDGQAVTCDDFIKAMEDANGVDLTQFKRWYSQAGTPRLAVTEAFDPAARTYTLSFRQSCPATPGQAEKLPFVIPVELGLLDAAGNDLPLRLAGEAQAGGGNRVISVTEAEQSFTFVDIAEKPLPSLLRGLSAPVKLSFPYDRDQLMFLMQHDSDGFNRWDAGQQLSVQVLQELIGQHQRGEPLQLDPRLLTAFRTLLDDESLDQAMVAEMLSLPSEAYLTEISEVADVDAIHAAREFTRQSIGATLFEPLLARYQANRAISRETGYVAEAAHIARRTLQNIALSYLMQSGKADVLAACLEQFKDCDNMTERLSALAVLVNSGFEQEKAEALACFADYFKDDPLVMDQWFSVQAGCGLPGGLERVQALMEHPAFTLKNPNKVRALIGAFANQNLVNFHRADGAGYRFLADHVITLNALNPQIASRQLAPLTRWRKYDDGRQQLMRAELERILASGELSSDVFEVVSKSLA; encoded by the coding sequence ATGCGCACCGAGCAACCGAAAGTCATCTACCTCAAGGACTATCAGGCCCCGGAATACCTGATCGACGAGACCAACCTGACCTTCGAGCTGTACGAGGACCACAGCCTGGTCCACGCCCAGCTGGTGATGCGCCGCAATCCCGAGCGAGCGGCCGGTGATGCGGGCGCGGGCCTGCCGCCGCTGGTACTCGATGGCCAGCAGCTGGAGCTGCTGGCGCTGTCCATGGATGACCAGGCGCTGACCGCCGCCGACTATCAGCTGGACGACAGCCACCTGACCCTGCAGCCCAAGGCCGCCACCTTCACCCTCGACAGCACGGTGCGCATCCACCCGGAAACCAACACCGCGCTGGAAGGCCTGTACAAGTCCGGCAAGATGTTCTGCACCCAGTGCGAGGCCGAGGGCTTCCGCAAGATCACCTATTACCTCGACCGTCCGGACGTGATGAGCAAGTTCACCACCACCGTCACGGCCGAGCAGCACCGCTATCCGGTGCTGCTGTCCAACGGCAACCCGGTGGCCAGCGGGTCGGAGGAGGGCGGTCGGCACTGGGCCACCTGGCAGGACCCCTTCAAGAAGCCGGCCTACCTGTTCGCCCTGGTGGCGGGCGACCTCTGGTGCGTCGAGGACAGCTTCACCACCATGACCGCCCGCGACGTGGCGCTGCGCATCTATGTCGAGCCGGAGAACATCGACAAGGTCCAGCACGCCATGGACAGCCTGAAGAAGTCCATGCGCTGGGACGAGGAGGTCTACGGCCGCGAGTACGACCTGGACATCTTCATGATCGTCGCGGTCAACGACTTCAACATGGGCGCCATGGAGAACAAGGGGCTCAACATCTTCAACTCCAGCTGCGTGCTGGCCAAGGCCGAGACCGCCACCGACGCCGCCCACCAGCGCGTCGAGGCCGTGGTGGCCCACGAGTACTTCCACAACTGGTCGGGCAACCGCGTGACCTGCCGCGACTGGTTCCAGCTGTCGCTCAAGGAAGGCTTCACCGTGTTCCGCGACGCCGAGTTCTCCGCCGACATGAACTCGCGCACGGTCAAGCGCATCGAGGACGTGGCCTTCCTGCGCACCAACCAGTTCGCCGAGGACGCCGGCCCCATGGCCCACCCGGTGCGTCCGGACTCCTTCATGGAGATTTCCAACTTCTACACCCTGACCGTCTACGAGAAGGGCTCGGAAGTGGTGCGCATGATCCACACCCTGCTGGGCGCCGAAGGCTTCCGCAAGGGCACCGACCTCTACTTCGAGCGCCATGACGGCCAGGCCGTGACCTGCGACGACTTCATCAAGGCCATGGAAGACGCCAATGGCGTCGACCTGACCCAGTTCAAGCGCTGGTACAGCCAGGCGGGCACGCCGCGCCTCGCCGTGACCGAAGCCTTCGATCCTGCCGCGCGCACCTACACCCTGAGCTTCCGCCAGAGCTGCCCGGCCACCCCAGGCCAGGCGGAGAAACTGCCCTTCGTCATTCCCGTCGAGCTGGGCCTGCTGGATGCCGCCGGCAACGACCTGCCGCTGCGCCTGGCCGGCGAAGCACAGGCCGGTGGCGGCAACCGGGTGATCTCGGTGACCGAGGCCGAGCAGTCGTTCACCTTCGTCGATATCGCCGAGAAGCCGCTGCCGTCGCTGCTGCGCGGGCTGTCCGCGCCGGTGAAGCTGAGCTTCCCCTACGACCGCGACCAGCTGATGTTCCTCATGCAGCACGACTCCGACGGCTTCAACCGTTGGGATGCCGGGCAGCAGCTGTCGGTACAGGTGCTGCAGGAACTGATCGGCCAGCATCAGCGCGGCGAGCCGCTGCAGCTGGACCCGCGCCTGCTCACCGCCTTCCGCACCCTGCTGGACGACGAGTCCCTGGACCAGGCGATGGTGGCCGAGATGCTCTCGCTGCCGAGCGAGGCCTATCTCACCGAGATCAGCGAAGTGGCCGACGTGGATGCCATCCATGCCGCCCGCGAGTTCACCCGGCAGTCCATCGGCGCCACCCTGTTCGAGCCGTTGCTGGCGCGCTACCAGGCCAATCGCGCGATCTCCCGGGAAACCGGCTATGTCGCCGAGGCCGCCCACATCGCCCGGCGTACCCTGCAGAACATCGCCCTGTCGTACCTGATGCAGAGCGGCAAGGCGGACGTGCTGGCGGCCTGCCTCGAGCAGTTCAAGGACTGCGACAACATGACCGAGCGCCTCTCGGCCCTGGCCGTGCTGGTCAACTCCGGCTTCGAGCAGGAGAAGGCCGAGGCCCTGGCGTGCTTCGCCGACTACTTCAAGGATGACCCGCTGGTGATGGACCAGTGGTTCAGCGTGCAAGCCGGTTGCGGCCTGCCGGGTGGCCTGGAGCGCGTCCAGGCGCTGATGGAGCATCCGGCCTTCACCCTGAAGAACCCCAACAAGGTGCGCGCCCTGATCGGTGCCTTCGCCAACCAGAACCTGGTGAACTTCCACCGGGCCGATGGCGCGGGCTACCGCTTCCTCGCCGACCATGTGATCACCCTGAACGCCCTCAACCCGCAGATCGCTTCCCGCCAGCTGGCGCCCCTGACCCGCTGGCGCAAGTACGACGACGGCCGCCAGCAGCTGATGAGGGCCGAACTGGAGCGCATCCTCGCCTCGGGCGAGCTCTCCAGCGACGTCTTCGAAGTGGTCAGCAAGAGCCTCGCCTGA